The sequence CgctctgtctctccttttcttttcctttgggatCTGCCTGGGTATGGGACACACGTGTTCCTGGTTGCTCTACTTCCTATGACAAGCTTGGAGGGTCTAGCTAGCCTTGTTGGAAGAGGACTGGGGCTGTCATGTGTGGCCAGGCAGTGGGTAAGCAGATCTAATTCAAGAGTGAGATATTTGCACGCCCACTTGTCCGTCGCATCTAAACCATATTCTCTACTATTGACTTCATCCGAGAGGCTGCCTATCCACCTGCCTTGGTCCTCTATCTCCCAAGCACTTTTGCAATTTgggtaaagaaaaagaattattgggggcgcctgggtggctcagtgggttaaagcctctgccttcggctcaggtcatgatcccaggatcctggaatcaagtcccgcctcaggctctctgctgggcagggagcctgcttcctcctctctctgcctgcctctctgcctacttgtgatctctgtctgtcaaataaataaataaaatcttaaaaaaaaaagaattattaattgACTCTAAAACTACCAGATTGTATGGTATTGAGGTTACTTAGAATGGAAGAAGGCAGGGTGTCCTGGGTGTCTTCCTTTTcttggaattctgcccattcctctCAGGGTCCATCCCCCTGCCCCACGGCCCCCAACCAACGTGCTGTACTTACTTAATGGCATAGTTGCAGACCAGGTACACTGCGTGACGCCAGGTGCTGCCCCAGACATTGATGCTGCCACAGGTGTGGATGGCACAGCCCAGCCGATTGGAGGATGCCCACACCATCTGAGGAAGGATAATGACAAGGAGGCTTTGAGAAGGACGTAGAGAGACCCAAGCTCCTTGGGATTCAGAGGCTGCTGGACAAGGTTCAGGGTAACTGAAGTCTTTCTGGGGGCGGCAATCCGCCTGTCCCAGTATTCACGAAGACACATTGTGCTGCGTTGTTTCtcaagcttttttgtttttgactaAAACCAACAGTAAGGCATGAATTTTAGATTGTTACTCAGTGCACAACATGCACACAGAGTTGAGACAAAAGTTTTGTGGACCAACGCTTAATCTTTGCATACGTGATATATGCTATTATTTTCTATACTGttctatgactttttttcttcctttttttccctagcAACCACTGGAAAATCATTATTCTGTTGAAGGTTAAAACACAAACTTTGGAGTTAGAGAGCCTTGGATTAGAATCTCCATATCACTAGGGTGTGAGTTTGACCAAGTCAAATAACCATGCCATGCCCCACTTGCTTCTTTGGTAAGATGAAGGTAATAGTATCTCCTGGGATCTCAGGAAGGACACTGCTTTAGGCCTCACAGTTCCTACAGGGTCTTCAATGTAGTTTTTTTACTATAACTCCAAAGAAATggacagactgaaaaaaaatatttgtcttaCAGTGGGAAGTTTCGGTCCCATTTCCTGCAAcattatatcatgttatatatatatttttaagagtttatttatttatttgacagacagagatcacaagtaggcagagaggcaggcagagagagaggaagggaagcaggctcgccgctgagcagagagcccgatgcagggctccatcccaggacgctgggatcacgacccaagccgaaaacagaggctttaacccactgagccatccaggcgcccccatgttatatttttttgtgtgtgtaacaAGTGGTAACATATTCAATATGAGCACTCAAAATATACtacaatttttgtcattttattttagcatttctttttttttttttaagacagtgggatcttaggggtgcccgtgtggctcagtgggttaaatgtctgactcttgatcttggctcgagtcttgatctcagagctatgagttcaggccctgcattgggctccatgctgggtgtggagcctacttaaaatgatgatgatgatgatgatgatgatgacatccttagaagacagaaaatactagaaaatgttTGGAGCTATTGAATTCAGAAGCATTCTTGATATGTCAGACCACACATCTCCATTTTGGAGCTCAAACAATCTGGTCAGCCCACCTAAGACACTCAGAACAAGATCCAGTCAGCTCAACTCAGTCTACACACAACTTTCCAGGACTATGCTTATTATGTGAAAGGAGGTCCGTAGGGCCTGTGTTCTATCATTTCTGTTCCACCACATTCTCTGTCTTCTAAGCTAGCAGGATTTGTTCTCCCTTGGCCGTTCCTTCcacagaggggtacctgggtataGTGGGAGCAGACTGGGCCGCTGCAGCGCCAGGGGCAGTGCGGCCGACAGTCCCTGGGGGCCGGAAACGAGTAATGGCGCTTCTCCTCAGACCAAGACTTCACGAGGTCCACCACAGAGCGGtacctggggagagagagaagatggaagaCCCCTGCTGGGGAGTGGAAAAGGTGCTTTGCCACCGCCTTGTTCGGTGACTTTGTGGAGTAACTGAgagaaggaagggcagaaggtCACTCACCGGccagaatggatggagaggttCTGGCCCACGTATCTCGTCAGCTGGGAGGGCCCGTGGGCCCAGATGCACTGGGTGGCCCAGGCCTCAGCGGACCTGGCCAGCCGCTCGTCCCAGACCTGGGGAGAGAAAGGCCAAGAGATGCCCCAGGGGGACAACCTCCATCATCCCAGCTGTGTCCAGAGACACGTGTTTCCCTGGTGCCCCTCGTTGTCCTCCATCTCCTTGAAACCCTGCACCAAATCCACTCAACAGCTTAGAACACTTGGAGTCAGAGAAGGCCTAGGGCTTCCAAGTCCACACCAGAGCCAAGACCCACACTCAGACCTCTGACTCCTCTTCCGGCACCCTTTCCCCCCACACGGGACTTTAGGCTGGGGGTTCTCTGCTCTGAGGGAGTCCCAGGCTGTTGGTCCAGGAGTTAGCGGGCCCTAGAAGCGGCCGAGCCCAGGGTGATGGGGAGGGAACTGGCTTTTTATCGTATTTATTGTATtcttaaaacaaatttcttttgacattaaatatttgaattcaaaaaaattttttctgaatAGTGAAAACAGGCACAACTATAATATATGAGATCCCCAAAGGAGGAAAAGTGGAAAGTCTGTCATCTCAGTCCTGTCCTTGGTCCCCCCAGCCATCCTGCCCCCTAGAGGTGACCATTACTGTGACTTTTGGAGTCCTCTTCCAGAAATATTCTATAGCTGTACAAATATATGCatctatatgtatacacacacacacaaacacatgtaattatataagtatatataattgtatataattaAGTGTACATAAGTatattgtatacatatttatatttatttattttacaaaggcaGCCGGCCAGACATTCTATCAGGCTTCTTGCTGTTTTCACTCAACCAAAGAGGTTATCTTACTGGTTATTTCACATCAGCACATAGAGAATACCCTCCTCACCCCTCCTAACAGCTTCATAATTGTCCAGTGCGTGAATGCCCCAAATTGTATAACTTGAAAAagcatcactttaaaaaaaaaagacccgtTTCCTTCCACTCTGACTTCCTGGGATTCTCTGAGATATTAGTCATTCATTCGtcttatttgttcattcagcaaatattgaaCAATATTTCCAGGCACCAGGGACTCCCAGTCTAGCAAGGAGATGAGACAGTAAATAATCATTACCACCCTGGTGGCTGTGAGAATGTAAAACAGGGGACTGGACCTTTTGGGGAGGCTGTGGGAGAGAAAGAGTTCCTTGAGCAAAGGGTACTTAGTCAGACACCTGTCCTGTGGGCAGAAGCCGCTAGTAAAGACAACACAGGGCTACCAAGAGAGCGGTCCAAACATGTCCCCAGGGTTGTCCCACACATACTCTTAGGGAAAGCAGAGGAATGTTTCCTTCATGCAACAAAGGGGTAAACTGAGGGAAGGGGCATGCTAACGTCGCACCCTCATTCACTGACTCTACTGGCGTCCAAGGGGAGATACTTAGGGCTCTCTGTCCCACCATgcatgcaataaataaatacttgtcaGGATGAGTGCCTTGCACACACAAGAAATGCATCGCTGTTGCCCATCACCGTGCTAATGAGAGAATGAGTCCCTCAATGTGCAAGTTAATAATCCTCCACGTTTAGCTGCCTGCCATTCTGGCTCCTATCTCCACCCCTTCCCAACACCTATTCCTCCTTGACATTATATTATCCAGATCTTGCATTGTGGATTTGTTTTCTATCATCCCCACGAGGGAAGAAACGCGTCCATCCTGTTCTCAGCAGAGCCCATGAGGCCATGAGGCTCCAAGCAGCAGCCAGTACCTAAGTGATTGGACACATCGTAAAAGCATAGGAATTTTCAGGCTGTGGAGTAGCACATATTTGCCTTAGAGGAGGTGGACTGACAAGCTCTTTCCCTAAAGAAATCTGTGGGTGGGCTAGAAGCCTATCTCTCCAGGCTGATTTGGGACAAAGGGCCTGCGGGAGGGACTGCGATAACTAGAAAGttcccctcctccactcccagAGTCTGGCTTCTGGGGGACTGGGGTGACAGCTACTGGCCCTGCCTCTTTAAGGGAAACACATCTCAGCTTCTGTAGCGGGTCAGCTGCCTGTTTTCCTGGTGCCAGTCCCCAAACTCTGCCTCCACAGGCTTGCTAAGTGTCCATCAGACCCCTAAAGCAAAGAGACAATAGTACCGAAAGCTCCAGCCACCAAACCCCTGCAGGTCCCCAGCAGAGAACCCAGAtccttggtggggggtgggggtgggcggtggTTATTGTATCTGTTAAGACCACAACAAGCACAGCTGGGTTAGAATCCCAACTGGATGACCTTTGGCAAATTAAATCTCTGCATCTCAATTTCTTTATCGGAAAACAGAGATGACAATCCCCACCTCGAAGGAAGAGGAGTGCCTCAGGACTGTGTGTAGGTTATGGCTAGACACACAGTGGATTGTCCATACCTAGCAGCCTGCTGACCCTGCTTCCAGGGAGGACCTGTGCAACCGCCTTTGTTTTCTCACCCATAAAATGGGTAGACTAATTCTGGCCTTTCAGCAGGACCCAGACACCCAGATACTGGTTAGTGGGGACAGGCTGCTGGTTAGTGGGGCCAGGCTGGCAAATGGTCCAGCACTTCCAGAACACGCTGAGTTGACTGGCATTGGCTGGGCACAGGGGAGGGCGTGGGAACTCACCATGTACTCCATGTTGGCCGCGGGTGGGTGCACACTGGCCCGGATGTGGTTGTGAAAATCCAGTAGGGCACTCATGTCCCCGGCAGAGATGTGCCGCTTCCGCCGGTACCGGGGCACCCCCAGGCCACTCAGGGGCCGCACTGCTGTGCCCTCGGTCCAGGCCAGGGCCACGGTGGCATTGGGCATCAAGGCATTCACTGTCTGGCCTGCCCAgaagagcaggcctgccaggcccACGGTGCTGGGCAGCAGGGACATAGCTGGCTGGAAGGGTCACACGTCACCTGGTGCAGTCAGAGCTGGCTGCCTGGAGGGGGTGGGCATGAGGGCACCAAACCCTGAGTGTTCAGCATTGCCACCCCAAGGATGCTTACCCCTGGGAACTTGGCAAAGATCTCCTGACTCAGCTCTAGTCCTAGTGCCCAACACCCCATCCTTCCCGCCCTGGTGCGCTCAGTGAATTGGGTGATGGAAGGAAATGCCTGGACAGTAACTAATCCGGATCAGGCCATGGGATGCAGATGGGGCCACCACTTCAAAGCCAGGACGCCATCCCACCAGCCCAGGAGACAGACACCAGTCCTCTCCAGCTTGGGCACGCTCTTCTGCAAGCAGGCTCTGTCGATGCCCTCAGAGGGGGCAGGGCCAACCTTCCCTGGGGCGGAGTGCAGGGCCCTCTGGTCCCTGAGTTGCTGCGTTTTGGGGATTGAGAGTGAGACACAGGAAGAGCCAGATGGCAGAggatgaaagaggaaaagaagaagagaagcagagaggaaatAATGAGAGAGACCAAAAAGTCATCGGAATAAAAAGGTACAGAGAACAGGGATGATGGAAACTGAAAGGTGGAAAGATAAGGAGAGAATGGGAGACagtgaaggggaaaaagaaggaatgtgggagagacagaggcagagggagagaagaggaaaaaaaaaaaaaaacccacaaggggaaggaaggacagagaagacAGGGAGGAACGAGCTGAAGAGAAGAGAGCCAGAGACCAGAGTGCGGGAGACCAGAGAGCCGCTTCCCTTCCCGGGGGCGCGTACCCAGGCCGGGCTGCCCAGGTGAGTGGCAGCAGGCTCCGAGGACCCGGGGAACACTGCAGACACCCTGGCCCGCCTGGCAGCGCAGCGACTTTAATGGTCCCCTGGGAGCTGATGgcatctgccccctccccttgcaTCCAGGCCAGACTTGGACCGAGGCTCCGCCTGCCCATCTGTGGGctttcccctcccaccctctgGCGCCTCTGCCGGTCCCTCTTCCACCTGGGCTGGGGCTGAGCCTCTGGCTGAGGTAGGGATATGGCAACGGCAGGGACTCCAGGAGGAAATACCACCCCTCCACCTCGGACaccccagaggcagaggcttttctctgccttccagagcccagcagggaggctgccttGCTTCTGGAGAATATTCTTGGACTGTTTTCCCTATAAAGCCATCCAGACTCAGAGTAGGTGATTAACTTGGCCCCATCTAacgagcacctactatgtgccaggcctggGCTGAgtgctttacacacacacaagctcagCCAACCCTGAGAAGCAGATACGACAGCTCCCCAttgaacagatgagaaaactgagcccgGGAGATGAAGGGACAAGCCCCCAGCCAAGCCAGCTTGTCTGCAACAGAGACAGGATTCAAATATAAGTCTGACCCCCGAGCACTGTTATTATGTAAAAAAGGTGCTGTTTTCATGACCAAACCAGGATTGATGCAAAAGGAAGAAGCCTAGGAGGGTAGTCACGACCTTGTTGCTCAAACACGGCACCCGGTAGCCTAATCAATTAAGTGCCagatctgggttcaagtccccaTGATTTCACTGGCTAACTGGGTGCCCTTAAACAAGTTACTCAGTCATTTtctgtctcatctgtaaaatgggagtaataatggTACCTACCTCAGAGCACCGTTAGGAGGATTAAACAAAGTAACACTTGTGGAGCCCGTACAACCGTGCCTGGCACTCAGTGTGTGTAATTttatgtgtgcgtgtgcgtgtgtgtgtctgtacagaTACACGCACGGGGGCACTCAGTGTGTGTAATTGTAGGTGTGCACGTGAGTGTCTGTACAGATACACGCATGAGCCTGCAGGTGTCTGTACGTGTGTTTGTGCATTGTGTGTTGTTAACACCCCTTCGGTCTCTGAGCTGCTTATATCTAGGTTAAGAAAGACTGTATCTCTTGTCTGATTACTTGCATTCTTCACAAGCAACAAGCGATACTTCTGTAACAGAAATGGTAGACTTAGAACGATGTTATATAAAAATCCGGAAGTGGAAGCATTGGTAAGCCTTCAGCTTCCTCTTCCAGTGACCCCTGAGAATCCCCAGGCAGCACCCAGCCTCGGGTGCCGATGAGCCAGGGGGCCGTGAAGGGCTGCAGGCTGGGGTTCTCCCCAGACACATGGAATTCCCTCCTTGGGCAGCCACCCAACCTCAGCCTCCCGGCACAGACAGTGCCGGCTGCCAAAGCACACACCATCCTGCTGGACGCCGGGGAAGGGGggtcaggcagaggcagtgaggggTGGGGTGCCGAACCTGACCTGGACAGGCCTTTACCACCATGCCAGAAGGACAAGGATGCTTGGCTCCAGAGTGCTGGGTGTCCAGAGGTAAGGCCCtatccctctctgggcctcagatgtCCCAGGAGAGAAACTGGCCTCAGGGCTTCTGTGCCTATGGCAGGCTGGGACCTGCGGCACCCAGAGGGAACTCTGCAGCCCAAGGGGAGGCACACACGAACAGTCTGGGCTCTTACAAACCCAGAAGTGCCCACAATTATGCCCCACTCTGTCAGCAAGCTCAGCAGAGCTTCCCCCACTTGTACAGGTGCAGACTTCCCATCTGTGGAAGTGGTTCAGTGGTTTTCACCGCCGCCTTTGAGGTAGTAACCCCACCACTGCACAGCTGGGGATactgaggcacagggagcctCAGGGACTTGTTCTGGGGCTGGGAGCTTGTTGGTGTGGCCACTGGGGTCCACAGTGAACAACCTCACGCGCTTACAGAATGCATGTGCCTCGCGT comes from Neovison vison isolate M4711 chromosome 8, ASM_NN_V1, whole genome shotgun sequence and encodes:
- the R3HDML gene encoding peptidase inhibitor R3HDML: MSLLPSTVGLAGLLFWAGQTVNALMPNATVALAWTEGTAVRPLSGLGVPRYRRKRHISAGDMSALLDFHNHIRASVHPPAANMEYMVWDERLARSAEAWATQCIWAHGPSQLTRYVGQNLSIHSGRYRSVVDLVKSWSEEKRHYSFPAPRDCRPHCPWRCSGPVCSHYTQMVWASSNRLGCAIHTCGSINVWGSTWRHAVYLVCNYAIKGNWIGEAPYKMGRPCSACPPSYQGTCSSNMCFSRLKSNQLLWV